In a genomic window of Anser cygnoides isolate HZ-2024a breed goose chromosome 28, Taihu_goose_T2T_genome, whole genome shotgun sequence:
- the LOC136787146 gene encoding olfactory receptor 14C36-like — MANSLWDTRAISYTGCAAQVFLIVFLFSAEYSLLTIMSYDRYVAICKPLHYGSLLGSRACAQMAAAAWGSGLLNALLLTGNTFSLPLCQGNAVDQFFCEIPQILKLSCSHSYSRDLRVLTFSSFLFLGCFVFIVLSYVHIFKTVLRMSSEQGQHKAFSTCLPHLAVVSLFISTAMFSYLKPPSISSTYLHLVVAVLYSVVPPALNPFIYSMRNKELKGSFRQMILRMFLNNDKFSLFFRK, encoded by the coding sequence atggccaattccctctgggacaccagggccatttcctataCAGGATGTGCTGCGCAGGTCTTTCTGAttgtcttcttgttttcagcagagtattctcttctcaccatcatgtcctacgaccgctacgttgccatctgcaagcccctgcactatgggagcctcctgggcagcagggcttgtgcccagatggcagcagctgcctggggcagtgggttGCTCAATGCTCTGCTGCTCACTggcaatacattttccctgcccctctgccaaggcaatgctgtggaccagttcttctgtgaaatccctcagatcctcaagctctcctgctcacatTCCTATAGCAGGGATCTTAGAGTTCTCACATTTagtagttttctctttttggggtgttttgtgttcattgtgctgtcctatgtgcatATCTTCAAGACTGTGCTGAGGATGTcctctgagcagggacagcacaaggccttttccacgtgcctccctcacctggctgtggtctccctctttatCAGCACGGCCATGTtttcctacctgaagcccccctccatctcctccacaTACCTTCATCTGGTAGTGGCAGTTCTGTATTCGGTTGTACCTCCAGCATTGAACCCCTTCATCTAtagcatgagaaacaaggaacTCAAGGGTTCATTTAGGCAAATGATTTTGCGGATGTTTCTGAATAATGAtaaattttccctctttttccgTAAATAA
- the LOC136787147 gene encoding olfactory receptor 14C36-like has translation MSNSSSISEFLLLAFADTRELQLLHFALFLGIYLAALLGNGLILTAVACDRLHTPMYFFLLNLALLDLGCISTTLPKAMANSLWDTRAISYAGCAAQVFLIVFLFSAEYSLLTIMAYDRYVVIRKPLHYGSLLGSRACAQMAAAAWGSGVLYALLHTANTFSLPLCQGNAIDQFFCEIPQILQISCTHSYLKSFWVVVIGVCLASGCFVFIVFSYVQIFRAVLRMPSEQGRHKAFSTCLPHLFVVSLFISTGFFAYLKPPSISSPSLNLVVALLYSVILPTLNPLIYSMRNHELKWAFRKVISWMFLNSCCQAFPKLVPLSITYQTLSIICQWSWSSREVPDAWRLANVKPIYKKVCKEDPGNYRPVSLTSAPGKVMEQIILNAVTQRMWDNLGIRPSQHGFMKGKSCLTNLISFYVWVTWVLDEGNHVDAAHLDFSKAFDTVSHSILLEKLAAHGLDSLIDDLDEGIECTLSKFADDNKLGGSVNLLQVRKALRGDLDKLDRWAEANGMRFNMAKCRVLPCDHNNPLQCYRLGADWLESCAEEKFAIPAPAFGNSDTIAYIIWASKRQERSTCHRFALCQE, from the exons atgtccaacagcagctccatcagcgagttcctcctgctggcattcgcagacacgcgggagctgcagctcctgcacttcgcgctcttcctgggcatctacctggctgccctcctgggcaacggcctcatcctcaccgccgtagcctgcgaccgcctccacacccccatgtacttcttcctcctcaacctcgccctcctagacctgggctgcatctccaccactctccccaaagccatggccaattccctctgggacaccagggccatttcctatgcaggttgtgctgcacaggtctttctgattgtcttcttgttttcagcagagtattctcttctcaccatcatggcctatgaccgctacgttgtCATCcgcaagcccctgcactacgggagcctcctgggcagcagagcttgtgcccagatggcagcagctgcctggggcagtggggttctctatgctctgctgcacactgccaatacattttccctgcccctctgccaaggcaatgctattgaccagttcttctgtgaaatcccccagatcctgcAGATATCCTGCACACACTCCTACCTGAAGAGTTTTTGGGTAGTTGTGATTGGTGTCTGTTTAGCatctggctgttttgttttcattgttttttcctatgtgcagattttcagggctgtgctgaggatgccctctgagcagggccggcacaaagccttctccaccTGCCTCCCCCACCTGtttgtggtctccctgtttatcagcactggcttttttgcttacctgaagcccccctccatctcctccccatccctgaacCTGGTGGTGGCACTTCTGTACTCGGTGATACTTCCAACATTGAACCCCCTCATatacagcatgaggaaccatGAGCTCAAGTGGGCTTTTAGGAAAGTGATTTCATGGATGTTTCTGAATA GTTGTTGCCAAGCTTTCCCAAAGCTTGTGCCGCTTTCCATCACCTATCAGACTCTTTCCATCATCTgtcagtggtcatggtcatccagagaggtcccagatgcCTGGCGACTTGCTAATGTGaagcccatctacaagaaggtttgtaaggaggacccggggaattacaggcctgtcagcctcacctcggcgccaggaaaggtgatggaacagatCATCTTGAATGCAGTCACACAACGTATGTGGGACAACctggggatcaggcccagtcagcatgggttcatgaaaggcaagtcctgcctgaccaacctcatctccttctatgtcTGGGTGACTTGGGTGCTGGATGAGGGAAATCATGTTGATGCAGCccacctagacttcagcaaggcctttgacacggtctcccatagcattctcctggagaagttggcagcccatggcttggacag CTtaattgatgatttggatgagggaattgagtgcaccctcagtaagtttgcagatgacaacaagttggggggaagtgtcaattTGCTGCAGGTTAGGAAGGCTCTGCGAGGGGACCTGGACAagttggatcgatgggcagaggccaatgggatgaggttcaacatggctaagtgccgcGTCCTGCCGTGTGACCACAACAACCCgctgcagtgctacaggcttggggcagactggctggaaagctgtgcagaagaaaag TTTGCTATACCTGCACCCGCATTTGGTAATTCAGATACCATTGCCTACATCATCTGGGCCTCTAAGAGGCAGGAGAGGTCGACATGTCACAGATTTGCTCTGTGCCAGGAGTGA